From Calothrix sp. PCC 6303, a single genomic window includes:
- a CDS encoding cupin domain-containing protein — protein MKNQDWIVTKQNFQPSNPEREWNLLQENYRFYRFLTEIEDTLNQTNHLPQIRRLVRKLILNSYWIKTRHLNASPETGTSVLELYDELGFPLTVQTVTFAPGIKSNIHNHGTWAVIAVLQGKEKNTIWQQNPNQKLQKTGEIILNPGDIISLTPEAIHSIEAIGDEPTVTFNIYGETNPSQRFEFDLETNTTKHF, from the coding sequence ATGAAAAACCAAGACTGGATTGTAACCAAGCAAAACTTCCAACCCAGCAACCCAGAACGCGAATGGAATCTCCTCCAAGAAAACTATCGATTTTACCGTTTCCTCACCGAAATCGAAGACACCCTCAACCAAACCAACCATCTACCCCAAATTCGGCGACTAGTTAGAAAACTGATCCTCAACTCCTACTGGATTAAAACCAGACATCTAAACGCATCACCAGAAACAGGAACATCAGTCCTCGAACTATACGACGAACTAGGATTTCCCCTCACCGTGCAAACAGTCACCTTTGCACCAGGAATCAAATCCAACATTCACAACCACGGAACCTGGGCAGTAATCGCTGTACTCCAAGGAAAAGAAAAAAACACAATTTGGCAGCAAAACCCCAATCAAAAACTCCAAAAAACCGGAGAAATCATCCTCAACCCTGGAGACATCATCAGTTTGACACCTGAGGCTATCCACAGCATCGAAGCAATTGGTGACGAACCAACAGTAACCTTCAACATTTACGGTGAAACAAATCCTAGCCAAAGATTTGAATTTGACCTCGAAACCAACACCACCAAACACTTTTAA
- a CDS encoding ArsC/Spx/MgsR family protein codes for MARVIFYEKPGCRGNAKQKILLATAGHDVIAYSLLSEAWTAEKLRSFFGSLPVSEWFNKSASKIKSGEIVPETIDADTALVLMLQDPLLIRRPLIQVGDRREVGFDVESLDAWIGLKPVDESQAAIAAELLTQNLQGCSHNHEHQHEHHHEGGKCKH; via the coding sequence ATGGCAAGAGTAATTTTTTATGAAAAACCTGGTTGTCGCGGCAATGCCAAACAAAAAATACTATTAGCAACAGCAGGTCATGACGTTATAGCTTACAGCTTACTATCAGAAGCCTGGACAGCAGAAAAACTTCGTTCCTTCTTTGGTTCCCTACCAGTTTCCGAATGGTTTAATAAATCCGCATCCAAAATAAAATCTGGGGAAATCGTTCCCGAAACAATCGATGCTGACACAGCTTTAGTATTGATGTTGCAAGATCCTTTATTGATTCGTCGCCCCTTAATCCAAGTAGGCGATCGCCGTGAGGTAGGATTTGATGTAGAGAGTCTTGATGCTTGGATCGGTTTAAAACCAGTGGATGAATCTCAAGCTGCAATCGCCGCAGAATTACTCACCCAAAACTTACAAGGTTGTTCACACAATCACGAACATCAACATGAACACCACCACGAGGGTGGAAAATGTAAGCATTAG
- a CDS encoding glycosyltransferase family 4 protein: MRVLHLTNHIQEIGNGIVNVAMDIACLQAKSGHNVAVASAGGGYEKLLARYGIQHFPLDQSRMPLNMLKAVGRYRRIIHEFQPDIVHAHMMTGVILAGIFRTSSEYGLVSTVHNEFQRSAVLMGLADRVIAVSAAVANSMVRRGIPREKLRVVANGTLDSPRRCDIRDCEPVSLKRPAITTVAGMYSRKGIVELIEAFVKIGDDFPEAHLYLVGDGPERLDFEEIAQKTPFANRIHFEGFQTEPQRYMLSSDVFVLASHCESFGLVLTEAREAGCAIIASDVDGIPETLDNRQAGVLVPAKDSEVLAKAMSRLLSNPEELGEWKHRAKQNLERFSVMRVSDETLDVYCDLLKRSNGVSLVNRVSASKLSV; this comes from the coding sequence ATGCGCGTACTACACCTAACTAACCATATCCAAGAAATTGGTAACGGAATTGTCAATGTGGCAATGGATATAGCTTGTTTGCAAGCAAAAAGCGGTCATAATGTTGCGGTTGCATCGGCTGGGGGAGGATATGAAAAATTACTAGCAAGGTATGGTATTCAACACTTTCCATTAGATCAATCGAGAATGCCACTGAATATGCTGAAGGCTGTTGGACGTTATCGAAGGATAATACACGAATTTCAACCCGATATTGTCCATGCACATATGATGACAGGAGTTATACTGGCAGGAATTTTTCGGACAAGTTCTGAATATGGTTTAGTTTCTACTGTACACAATGAGTTTCAGCGTAGTGCAGTTTTGATGGGATTGGCAGATAGGGTGATTGCAGTCAGTGCTGCTGTTGCAAATTCGATGGTGCGACGTGGGATACCCAGAGAGAAGTTACGGGTAGTCGCTAATGGGACTTTGGATAGTCCTCGTCGTTGTGATATTCGTGATTGTGAACCAGTTTCTTTAAAGCGTCCAGCTATTACCACTGTTGCCGGGATGTATAGCCGTAAAGGGATTGTGGAGTTAATTGAAGCGTTTGTTAAAATTGGTGATGATTTTCCCGAAGCACATCTTTATTTAGTGGGAGATGGTCCGGAACGTTTAGATTTTGAGGAAATAGCTCAAAAAACACCTTTTGCAAATCGGATTCATTTTGAAGGGTTTCAGACGGAGCCACAGCGTTATATGCTGTCATCTGATGTTTTTGTTTTGGCTTCCCATTGTGAATCTTTTGGGTTGGTGCTGACGGAGGCAAGGGAGGCAGGTTGTGCGATTATTGCTAGTGATGTCGATGGTATTCCTGAGACTTTGGATAATCGGCAGGCTGGTGTTTTGGTACCAGCGAAGGATAGCGAGGTTTTGGCAAAGGCTATGTCAAGGTTGTTGAGTAATCCAGAAGAATTGGGAGAATGGAAACACCGAGCAAAACAAAATCTAGAAAGGTTCAGTGTGATGAGGGTAAGTGATGAAACATTGGATGTTTATTGTGATTTACTTAAGAGATCCAATGGAGTGTCATTGGTTAATAGGGTAAGTGCGTCGAAGTTGAGTGTGTAG
- a CDS encoding PIG-L deacetylase family protein translates to MNIKKILKYFQQLIPSSWLEGMQHLHSSLIFEWILHNGSQPLALSQKSAMVFSPHQDDETFGCGGIIALKREQGIPVVVVFITDGQGGGVANPASQKTIAEIRKEEALTALSILGVESSEIYFMEKPDGTLPYLENNDRQQTIEQIAMLLERHQPEEVYVPHRKDCHRDHEATYELVKEAVTKVGNKVEFLEYPIWLLWRAPLFILIKLQDIKAAYSLSITSVQDKKNRAINSYCSQIDSLPHNFIKRFLGTNEIFFRS, encoded by the coding sequence ATGAATATCAAAAAAATTTTAAAATACTTCCAACAATTAATTCCCAGCAGTTGGCTTGAAGGTATGCAACATCTACATTCCAGCTTAATATTTGAATGGATTTTACATAATGGCAGTCAGCCGCTGGCATTGAGTCAAAAATCAGCGATGGTATTTTCTCCTCACCAAGATGATGAAACCTTCGGTTGTGGTGGAATTATTGCCCTAAAACGAGAACAAGGTATACCAGTGGTTGTGGTGTTCATCACAGATGGGCAAGGTGGAGGTGTTGCCAATCCTGCTTCCCAAAAGACAATTGCTGAAATTCGTAAAGAAGAGGCATTAACTGCATTAAGTATTTTGGGTGTGGAATCTTCAGAAATTTACTTTATGGAAAAGCCAGATGGGACTTTACCCTATCTAGAAAATAACGACAGACAACAAACTATTGAACAGATAGCTATGCTACTTGAAAGGCATCAACCGGAGGAGGTTTATGTACCTCACCGCAAAGACTGTCATCGTGATCATGAGGCTACCTATGAATTAGTCAAGGAAGCAGTAACGAAAGTAGGCAATAAAGTTGAGTTTTTAGAATATCCTATCTGGTTATTGTGGAGAGCGCCACTATTTATTTTGATCAAATTACAGGATATTAAGGCAGCCTACAGTTTATCAATTACATCTGTTCAAGATAAAAAGAATAGAGCAATCAATTCATACTGTTCTCAGATTGATAGTTTACCCCATAATTTTATTAAACGGTTCTTGGGGACAAATGAAATATTCTTTAGATCCTAG
- the hemB gene encoding porphobilinogen synthase yields MFPTHRPRRLRTHPQLRRMVRENVLTTNDLIYPLFAVPGEGIANEVKSMPGVYQLSVDKIVEEAKEVYDLGIPAIILFGIPADKDVDATGAWHDCGIVQKAATAVKNAVPDLIVIADTCLCEYTSHGHCGYLELGDLTGRVLNDPTLELLKKTAISQAQAGVDIIAPSGMMDGFVQAIRSGLDGAGFQDIPILSYAAKYASAYYGPFRDAAESTPQFGDRRTYQMDPGNTREAIKEIELDLAEGADMLMVKPALAYMDVIWRVKEASNVPVAAYNVSGEYSMVKAAALNGWVDEERIVLETLTGFKRAGADMILTYHAKDAARWLKS; encoded by the coding sequence ATGTTTCCTACTCATCGTCCTCGTCGTTTACGTACCCATCCTCAACTTCGCCGGATGGTACGTGAAAATGTTTTGACAACAAACGATTTAATTTATCCACTATTTGCCGTACCGGGCGAAGGAATAGCAAACGAAGTCAAATCAATGCCCGGAGTTTATCAACTTTCTGTTGACAAAATAGTTGAAGAAGCGAAAGAAGTTTACGACTTAGGAATTCCGGCAATTATTTTGTTTGGAATTCCGGCTGATAAAGATGTCGATGCTACAGGTGCTTGGCATGATTGCGGAATTGTTCAAAAAGCCGCAACCGCAGTCAAAAATGCAGTTCCCGATTTAATTGTGATTGCTGATACTTGTTTATGTGAGTATACAAGCCATGGGCACTGTGGATACTTGGAATTGGGCGATTTAACTGGCAGAGTTTTAAATGATCCAACCTTAGAATTACTAAAGAAAACCGCTATATCCCAAGCCCAAGCAGGTGTAGATATCATTGCCCCATCAGGAATGATGGATGGTTTCGTGCAAGCAATTCGTAGTGGTTTAGATGGGGCTGGTTTCCAAGATATTCCTATCTTGTCATACGCAGCAAAATATGCATCAGCCTATTATGGACCATTTCGGGATGCCGCTGAATCCACACCGCAATTTGGAGACAGAAGAACTTACCAAATGGATCCTGGTAATACCCGCGAAGCCATCAAGGAAATTGAATTAGATTTAGCCGAAGGTGCAGATATGCTGATGGTAAAACCAGCATTGGCTTATATGGACGTAATTTGGCGCGTCAAGGAAGCAAGTAACGTTCCAGTGGCGGCATATAATGTGTCAGGCGAATATTCTATGGTCAAAGCAGCCGCACTTAATGGTTGGGTTGACGAAGAACGCATAGTATTGGAGACTTTGACTGGGTTTAAGCGGGCTGGCGCTGATATGATTTTGACCTACCATGCTAAAGATGCAGCACGGTGGTTAAAGTCATAA
- a CDS encoding DUF4870 domain-containing protein: protein MYDKDKRKLLSALCHGSIFLSTLFVSVGIPIFIFFTSDDPVVKANAQESINFHLNVWVYGIILSVLIWVTLGLLVPLAGLGFLLHWGLTLLALFHVLSDTEKPFRYPFIFRPL from the coding sequence ATGTACGACAAGGATAAACGTAAATTATTGTCAGCACTGTGTCATGGTTCGATCTTTTTAAGTACTCTTTTCGTTTCTGTTGGCATCCCCATTTTTATCTTTTTTACATCTGATGATCCAGTCGTAAAGGCAAACGCCCAAGAATCAATCAATTTTCACCTGAATGTTTGGGTTTACGGCATAATTTTGAGTGTATTAATTTGGGTGACTCTTGGATTGCTTGTGCCACTTGCCGGACTTGGTTTCCTATTACATTGGGGGCTAACTCTATTAGCACTTTTTCATGTTCTTAGTGATACCGAAAAACCATTTCGTTATCCATTCATTTTTCGCCCATTGTAA
- the prfC gene encoding peptide chain release factor 3, whose translation MSTELEIEIGQAVEKRRNFAIISHPDAGKTTLTEKLLLYGGAIHEAGAVKARRAQKKATSDWMAMEQQRGISITSTVLQFEYKECQINLLDTPGHQDFSEDTYRTLAAADNAVMLIDTAKGLEPQTRKLFEVCKLRGIPIFTFINKLDRPGREPLELLDEIEQELGLQTYAVNWPIGMGDRFKGVYDRHQQQIHLFERSAHGSKEAVNTVVDLGDAGIEQLLDEDLYFQLKNDLELLEGAGGDLDLDLVHAGKMTPVFFGSAMTNFGVELFLRYFLDYALKPGTHRSTVGEVAPTYPEFSGFVFKLQANMDPKHRDRVAFIRVCTGKFEKDMTVNHARTGKAVRLSRPQKLFAQERESIDEAYAGDVIGLNNPGVFAIGDTIYTGQKLEYEGIPYFSPELFATLRNPNPSKFKQFQKGVSELREEGAVQIMYSVDEAKREPILAAVGQLQFEVVQFRLQNEYGVETILDILPYTVARWVDGGWEVLEKIGRLFNTTTVKDSLGRPVLLFRNEWNTHQLIQDHPSLKLSAIAPVLSAPQTVE comes from the coding sequence ATGTCAACTGAACTAGAGATAGAGATTGGTCAGGCGGTGGAAAAGCGGCGCAATTTTGCGATTATTTCCCACCCTGATGCGGGGAAAACAACATTAACCGAAAAACTTCTATTATATGGAGGTGCGATTCACGAAGCTGGGGCTGTAAAGGCAAGAAGGGCACAAAAGAAAGCGACTTCTGACTGGATGGCAATGGAACAGCAACGGGGAATTTCCATTACTTCGACTGTGTTGCAGTTTGAGTATAAAGAGTGCCAAATCAATTTATTGGATACACCTGGGCACCAAGATTTTAGTGAAGATACTTATCGAACATTGGCTGCTGCCGATAATGCGGTGATGCTAATTGATACTGCAAAGGGTTTGGAACCCCAAACGCGGAAGTTATTTGAGGTGTGTAAGTTGCGGGGGATTCCCATTTTCACCTTTATCAATAAATTAGATCGTCCAGGGCGTGAACCGCTAGAATTGTTGGATGAAATTGAACAGGAGTTGGGTTTACAGACATATGCTGTAAACTGGCCCATAGGGATGGGAGATAGATTTAAGGGTGTTTATGATCGCCATCAACAACAAATCCACTTATTTGAGCGTAGCGCTCATGGTAGTAAGGAAGCTGTGAATACGGTGGTGGATTTGGGAGATGCCGGAATTGAACAGCTTTTGGATGAGGATCTTTATTTTCAACTAAAAAATGACCTGGAACTGTTGGAAGGTGCTGGGGGAGATTTAGATTTGGACTTGGTACATGCAGGGAAAATGACTCCTGTGTTTTTTGGTAGTGCCATGACGAATTTTGGTGTGGAGTTATTTCTACGCTACTTTTTGGATTATGCACTTAAACCTGGTACCCACCGCAGCACCGTGGGAGAGGTTGCCCCTACATACCCGGAGTTTTCGGGGTTTGTGTTTAAGTTGCAGGCAAATATGGATCCGAAGCACCGAGATCGAGTGGCTTTTATCCGTGTTTGTACGGGTAAATTTGAAAAAGATATGACTGTAAATCATGCCCGTACTGGAAAAGCTGTGCGGTTATCAAGACCCCAAAAGTTGTTTGCTCAAGAACGGGAATCTATTGATGAAGCATACGCAGGGGATGTAATTGGTTTAAATAATCCGGGGGTGTTTGCCATTGGGGATACGATTTACACCGGGCAAAAATTGGAGTATGAAGGGATACCTTACTTTTCTCCAGAATTATTTGCAACGTTGAGAAATCCTAATCCTTCCAAATTCAAGCAGTTCCAAAAAGGTGTTTCGGAGTTGCGGGAAGAAGGTGCAGTGCAAATTATGTACTCGGTGGATGAAGCTAAACGAGAGCCGATTTTGGCAGCAGTGGGACAATTACAATTTGAGGTGGTGCAATTTCGCTTACAAAACGAGTATGGTGTAGAAACAATTTTGGACATCTTGCCCTACACTGTGGCTAGATGGGTGGATGGTGGTTGGGAAGTGTTGGAAAAAATCGGTCGCTTATTCAACACTACCACTGTTAAAGATAGTCTGGGTAGACCTGTTTTGTTATTCCGTAACGAATGGAATACCCACCAACTGATACAGGATCATCCTAGTTTAAAATTGAGCGCGATCGCACCCGTGTTATCGGCACCGCAAACCGTGGAATAA
- a CDS encoding M48 family metalloprotease: protein MSEPSLESGLAALKEGDYQTAKTILAVVAKTANKSWATLQAQIGLVVAHSHSGEIDSAIALCEILSHSNHPQVKPWAVRSLAELKKHNISRDNSHNTGFVPFDDGEVYLPPQFDLPPLPQLTPPLPPPLPPARGQIFEVNTPSKPQTMFWKQTGRAKVWEALPKVNLIPLWLLSGGTFVALFWVAREIVNFITASINNILVWLPFLEPIQFLYQNPTSFLLFTFFVITALSPWLLDWWLQEFYGLRNLEKSTLENYSPESIRVIQRYSQKKGLNFPQLRILSISAPIAFSYGNLPRTTRLVVSQGLLEQLSDEEIATIYTGELAHVTHWNHVVMSSVLSITLPIYKLYKQVSLWGDRIENNFIKFIFIALSSINYIGWCLLTGTAILLSKIRPYYSDRFICDFTGNPNALSRALLKLTMGIADEIHKQEQTPWQLESLNICLPVSFQQSITLGSLAPNVSLESLLMWDYLNPYRFWFTINNTHPLIGDRIQRLCHICRRWRLETQLNIETSLSIPVRKQSFYLQIAPFLGFPCGILAAILINLGWQIAFALKIINLKWIYDDSGFIFGCSLIGLSIGILVRINSLFPQLKSHNLQTNEHLPILLNNPAAIPHDSTGVRIIGKLIGCRGVTNSLGQDLILQTNTALIKLHHTSWMGQSVNPQDVIGRQVTVTGWLRRGATPWLDMESLETQSGKTIISMHQVWSMVIAIACEAWGAYILLKG from the coding sequence ATGTCAGAACCTTCTCTAGAGTCTGGTTTAGCTGCTTTGAAGGAAGGAGATTACCAAACAGCAAAAACAATTTTGGCAGTTGTCGCTAAGACAGCTAATAAATCTTGGGCTACATTACAAGCACAAATTGGCTTAGTTGTAGCCCATAGCCATAGTGGTGAAATTGATAGCGCGATCGCATTATGCGAAATCCTGAGTCATAGCAACCATCCTCAGGTTAAACCCTGGGCAGTGCGATCGCTGGCTGAGTTAAAGAAACATAATATTTCTAGGGATAATTCCCACAACACAGGTTTTGTTCCTTTTGATGACGGGGAAGTATATTTACCTCCCCAGTTTGATTTACCTCCACTTCCCCAACTCACACCACCACTTCCCCCACCACTACCCCCTGCAAGGGGACAAATTTTTGAAGTAAATACTCCCAGCAAACCCCAAACTATGTTTTGGAAGCAAACTGGTAGGGCAAAAGTATGGGAAGCTTTACCAAAGGTAAATTTAATTCCTTTGTGGTTGTTGAGTGGAGGGACTTTTGTTGCTTTATTTTGGGTAGCGCGGGAAATAGTTAATTTCATCACAGCAAGCATCAATAATATTTTAGTTTGGTTGCCGTTTCTTGAACCTATTCAATTTCTCTATCAAAACCCCACATCATTTCTGTTATTTACCTTCTTCGTGATAACTGCTTTGTCACCCTGGTTACTAGATTGGTGGTTGCAAGAATTTTATGGATTGCGAAACCTGGAAAAATCAACTTTGGAAAATTATTCACCAGAGTCAATCAGAGTCATTCAGCGTTACTCCCAAAAAAAAGGTTTAAATTTTCCCCAACTACGGATTTTATCAATTTCCGCACCCATCGCATTTAGCTACGGAAACTTACCCCGCACCACCCGTTTAGTTGTGAGTCAAGGTTTATTAGAACAACTTAGCGATGAGGAAATTGCCACAATTTATACTGGAGAATTGGCACATGTCACCCATTGGAATCATGTAGTTATGTCCTCGGTATTATCAATTACATTACCGATTTACAAACTGTATAAACAAGTTTCCCTATGGGGAGACAGAATTGAAAACAATTTTATTAAATTCATTTTTATTGCCCTATCCAGTATTAACTATATAGGTTGGTGTTTATTAACAGGGACAGCAATATTATTATCCAAAATTCGCCCCTACTACAGCGATCGCTTTATTTGTGATTTTACAGGTAATCCCAACGCCCTCAGCCGTGCCTTACTCAAACTTACCATGGGTATTGCCGACGAAATCCACAAACAAGAACAAACCCCCTGGCAATTGGAAAGTTTAAATATCTGCCTCCCAGTTAGTTTCCAACAATCCATCACCCTTGGTAGCCTTGCCCCCAACGTCAGCTTAGAATCATTATTAATGTGGGATTATCTCAATCCCTATCGCTTCTGGTTCACCATAAATAATACTCACCCGTTAATAGGCGATCGCATTCAGCGTTTGTGCCACATTTGTCGTCGATGGAGATTAGAAACCCAACTAAATATCGAAACTTCCCTGTCAATCCCAGTTCGCAAGCAGTCATTTTACCTGCAAATTGCCCCATTCTTGGGTTTTCCCTGCGGTATCCTCGCAGCTATTTTAATTAACTTAGGTTGGCAAATTGCCTTTGCCCTCAAAATTATCAACCTCAAATGGATCTATGATGATAGTGGTTTTATCTTTGGTTGTTCCCTAATTGGTTTGAGTATTGGTATTTTAGTCAGAATCAACTCGCTTTTTCCCCAACTCAAATCCCATAACCTGCAAACCAACGAACATCTCCCCATCCTCCTCAACAACCCCGCAGCCATTCCCCATGACAGTACAGGTGTCCGAATTATAGGTAAACTCATCGGTTGCCGTGGTGTTACTAACAGCCTCGGACAAGACTTAATTTTACAAACCAATACCGCCTTAATCAAACTGCATCACACATCATGGATGGGTCAATCTGTCAACCCCCAAGATGTAATTGGACGGCAAGTGACAGTTACAGGATGGTTGCGACGAGGTGCCACACCTTGGTTAGATATGGAATCCTTAGAAACCCAAAGTGGGAAAACCATTATTAGTATGCACCAAGTGTGGTCTATGGTGATAGCGATCGCATGTGAAGCCTGGGGGGCTTATATACTGCTTAAAGGTTAA